Proteins from one Oscillatoria nigro-viridis PCC 7112 genomic window:
- a CDS encoding chemotaxis protein CheB, whose amino-acid sequence MTSPQLSPENTPESIAPAALDREQLTETDAPFPIVGIAASAGGLEAFTQLLSHLPSDTGMAFVLIQHLAPDHKSLLSEILARTTQMPVNEVEDGVAVEPNQVYVIPPNTKMVLSKGVLQLSPREKIYGKYLPGDAFFTSLAIDRGHKAIAVVLSGGDGDGSLGLNAIKAAGGMTFAQCQDTAKFDSMPITAVATGNVDFVLPPEKIAEELANYSHNPLLTGPLAMTKVEESPEQGDALATIFALLKSTTGVDFSHYKPTTIARRIQRRMVLYKLESLDDYAQHLRHNSAEVTALYEEILIHVTSFFRDPEAFEKLKELVFPTITQNKSAETPIRIWVAGCSTGEEVYSIAICLLEFLGDRAIQPPIQIFATDIGEQAIGKARSGVYSENQMVDVSPERRTGYFIAQEEGSYRISKAVRELCVFARQDLGSDPPFSNLDLVSCRNVLIYLGESLQKKLMPIFHYSLNPNGFLLLGTSESTGKFSYLFTSVDKNSKIYAKNLTATRPTFSFTPSSYPVAKARERQEVKENLTNSFDLQRETDQLILNRYALAGVVVNDLMNILQVRGDINPYFRLAFGTPDLNLLTMAREGLLLELRTAIYQAQTQNVTVRKEGVSVVESAGRSSIVNFEVIPFQPQAVEGRYFLVLLEQASPPMLKLTPLPSESFEQADLVREIDLLRQALATAYQDKTAVQTQLQAVIQEHENLNQDIKIANEEILSSNEELQSTNEELETAKEEIQATNEELTTTNEELRSRNIEQSLVNNDLINLLSSINIPILMLTNDLQIRRFTPTAQQIFSVIPTDVGRPFSDIRSTLNVPGLEQMILEVIDTLQTKEQEIQTLSGYWYNLRIRPYRTTENQIDGVVMVLLDIDALKRSARTLEEARNYAETIVETVQTPLVALDANFRVNKANRAFYETFQISSSETAQSSLFELGNGQWNIPQLRWILEDILVSDVQLENFELTHLFEKIGQKTMLLNACKLQREDQALMILLSIEDITERKQFEKVRSQLFEHEQLARQQAETANRAKDEFLANLSHELRNPLTPILGWSQILRSGKLKGVAVTKALEVIDRSARAQSQLIEDILDISRITSGKLQLCICPIDLRLVVQAAVEGVQLSAEAKNIQIVSELISTSVLGDINRLQQVVWNLLSNAIKFTPAGGRVEILLSAIDNHAQLRVSDTGKGIEAQFLPYIFDRFHQGDSSSVKANQGLGLGLSIVRHLVELHGGTVQAESPGEGQGTTMTVRLPLRSLPQELTSAIDLKSTALAGPLNASSDRVPSLEGLHILAVDDQIDTRDFLQFVLEGYGAEVLAVASARSAIAALTENPGRYDVLISDLGMPEEDGFFLIREVRALAAEAGGEIPAAALTAYAGNKEREMAIEAGFQRHMVKPIEPVVLGLMVANLVGRF is encoded by the coding sequence ATGACTTCTCCTCAATTATCTCCAGAAAATACACCCGAATCGATCGCACCAGCCGCCCTCGATAGAGAACAATTAACCGAAACCGATGCCCCCTTTCCCATTGTTGGGATTGCTGCCTCAGCAGGAGGGTTGGAAGCATTCACGCAGTTACTGAGCCATTTACCGAGCGATACGGGTATGGCGTTTGTGCTGATTCAGCATTTAGCCCCCGATCACAAAAGTCTGCTGAGCGAGATTCTCGCGAGAACGACGCAAATGCCTGTGAATGAGGTAGAAGACGGCGTAGCTGTAGAACCCAATCAAGTCTACGTTATTCCGCCCAATACCAAGATGGTGCTATCTAAAGGCGTGCTGCAACTATCACCGCGCGAGAAGATTTACGGCAAATATCTGCCGGGAGATGCGTTTTTTACCTCATTGGCGATCGATCGCGGGCACAAAGCAATCGCCGTAGTTTTATCCGGGGGAGACGGAGACGGTTCACTCGGGCTCAACGCCATCAAAGCAGCCGGAGGCATGACGTTTGCTCAATGTCAAGACACGGCAAAATTCGACAGTATGCCGATTACCGCTGTTGCCACAGGAAATGTCGATTTCGTTCTGCCACCGGAAAAAATTGCCGAGGAACTGGCAAACTACAGTCACAATCCCCTTCTCACTGGCCCGCTTGCCATGACAAAAGTTGAGGAATCGCCCGAACAGGGAGATGCCCTGGCAACTATTTTTGCGCTGCTGAAATCGACCACAGGGGTTGATTTTAGCCACTACAAACCCACGACGATCGCTCGACGCATCCAGCGACGGATGGTGTTGTACAAGCTGGAAAGCTTGGATGATTACGCCCAACATCTTCGACACAATTCGGCTGAAGTCACAGCCCTGTATGAAGAAATCCTGATCCACGTTACCAGTTTCTTCCGTGACCCCGAAGCCTTTGAAAAGTTAAAAGAACTGGTTTTCCCCACGATTACCCAAAATAAATCGGCCGAAACTCCGATTCGGATTTGGGTGGCGGGATGTTCCACAGGTGAAGAAGTTTATTCGATCGCGATTTGCTTGTTAGAGTTTTTGGGCGATCGAGCCATCCAGCCACCGATCCAGATTTTTGCCACGGACATTGGCGAACAGGCAATTGGCAAAGCGAGGTCTGGCGTCTACTCAGAAAACCAGATGGTAGATGTTTCACCAGAACGACGTACTGGCTACTTTATTGCCCAAGAAGAAGGTAGCTATAGAATCAGCAAGGCAGTCCGCGAACTGTGTGTATTTGCCCGACAAGACTTAGGCAGCGACCCGCCTTTTTCCAATCTCGATTTAGTTAGCTGTCGCAATGTGCTGATCTACTTGGGAGAGTCATTGCAAAAAAAATTGATGCCCATTTTTCATTACAGTCTTAACCCAAATGGCTTTCTGTTGTTAGGCACTTCTGAGAGTACCGGAAAATTCTCATACTTGTTTACTTCAGTGGATAAAAACTCTAAAATTTATGCCAAAAACTTGACGGCGACTCGTCCGACTTTTTCGTTTACGCCGAGTTCCTATCCCGTAGCTAAAGCACGTGAACGGCAGGAAGTGAAGGAAAATTTGACAAATAGCTTTGATTTACAGCGAGAAACAGACCAACTGATTTTGAATCGCTATGCCCTAGCAGGTGTGGTTGTCAACGATCTCATGAACATCCTGCAAGTGCGGGGAGACATCAATCCTTACTTCAGATTGGCCTTCGGAACGCCCGACTTAAACTTGCTGACAATGGCAAGGGAAGGCTTGCTGCTTGAGCTTCGCACCGCTATTTATCAGGCACAAACGCAGAACGTGACCGTTAGGAAAGAAGGGGTATCGGTTGTTGAATCGGCCGGACGATCGAGTATCGTCAATTTTGAAGTGATTCCGTTCCAGCCACAGGCGGTTGAAGGACGCTACTTTTTGGTGCTATTGGAACAGGCTTCACCCCCAATGCTTAAACTCACACCCCTCCCTTCTGAAAGCTTCGAGCAAGCTGATTTAGTGCGCGAAATTGATCTGCTGAGGCAGGCACTTGCAACCGCTTACCAAGACAAAACTGCGGTTCAAACGCAACTGCAAGCGGTGATCCAGGAACACGAAAATCTCAACCAAGACATCAAAATTGCCAACGAAGAAATCCTATCGAGCAACGAGGAGTTGCAAAGCACCAACGAAGAGTTAGAAACTGCCAAAGAAGAGATTCAAGCCACTAACGAGGAACTCACTACCACTAACGAGGAACTTCGCAGCCGCAATATTGAACAAAGCCTGGTAAATAACGATCTGATAAATTTGCTTTCCAGTATCAATATCCCTATCTTAATGTTGACCAACGATTTACAGATTCGACGCTTTACCCCAACGGCACAGCAAATTTTTAGTGTGATTCCCACAGATGTTGGACGACCTTTTAGCGACATCCGCTCAACTCTGAACGTTCCTGGCTTGGAACAGATGATTTTGGAGGTGATTGATACTCTCCAGACGAAAGAACAAGAAATTCAAACTTTATCGGGATATTGGTACAACCTCCGCATTCGTCCTTACCGGACAACGGAAAACCAGATTGACGGTGTGGTGATGGTTTTGCTCGATATTGATGCTCTTAAACGCAGTGCCAGAACCTTGGAGGAGGCCCGAAATTATGCTGAAACCATTGTGGAAACTGTGCAAACGCCTTTAGTCGCGCTAGATGCTAATTTCCGAGTGAATAAAGCAAATCGAGCGTTCTATGAAACGTTTCAGATTTCATCCTCAGAAACAGCGCAATCTTCGCTGTTTGAGCTAGGAAACGGGCAGTGGAATATCCCTCAATTGCGATGGATATTGGAAGATATTCTAGTTAGTGATGTTCAGCTTGAAAACTTTGAGTTGACTCACCTGTTTGAGAAGATCGGGCAGAAAACTATGCTGCTGAATGCTTGTAAACTTCAACGAGAAGACCAAGCTTTAATGATTCTGTTGTCGATCGAGGATATCACGGAGCGCAAGCAGTTTGAGAAAGTACGATCGCAGTTATTTGAGCACGAACAGTTGGCCCGCCAACAAGCAGAAACGGCCAACCGTGCTAAAGATGAATTTCTGGCGAATCTCTCCCACGAATTACGCAATCCTTTGACTCCGATCCTGGGCTGGTCACAAATTCTGCGTTCCGGGAAACTGAAGGGAGTAGCAGTTACTAAGGCTTTAGAGGTGATCGATCGCAGCGCGAGGGCGCAATCTCAGTTAATCGAAGATATCCTGGATATTTCCCGGATTACCAGCGGCAAGCTTCAACTGTGCATTTGTCCGATCGATCTGCGGTTAGTGGTGCAAGCTGCGGTGGAGGGGGTGCAATTATCAGCCGAGGCAAAAAACATTCAAATTGTTTCGGAGTTGATTTCTACGAGTGTTTTAGGGGATATCAATCGCTTGCAGCAAGTTGTGTGGAATCTTCTGTCTAATGCGATTAAGTTTACTCCGGCGGGGGGACGAGTGGAAATCCTGCTATCGGCGATCGATAATCATGCTCAACTTCGAGTCAGCGATACGGGAAAAGGCATTGAGGCACAATTTTTGCCGTATATTTTCGATCGTTTCCATCAAGGCGATTCCAGCAGCGTTAAGGCAAATCAAGGGCTGGGATTGGGTTTATCTATCGTGCGTCACCTGGTTGAATTGCACGGGGGAACGGTGCAAGCCGAAAGTCCGGGTGAGGGACAAGGAACTACAATGACTGTGAGATTGCCGTTGCGATCGCTGCCTCAAGAGTTGACATCGGCGATCGATTTAAAGTCAACTGCTTTGGCAGGGCCTTTAAACGCCTCTAGCGATCGCGTCCCCTCTCTCGAAGGCTTGCACATCTTAGCCGTAGACGATCAGATCGATACGCGCGATTTCTTACAATTTGTGCTTGAAGGCTATGGGGCGGAGGTTTTGGCAGTTGCATCTGCCAGAAGTGCGATCGCTGCTTTGACTGAAAATCCCGGCAGATATGATGTGCTCATCTCCGATCTGGGAATGCCAGAGGAAGATGGGTTTTTCTTAATTCGAGAAGTGCGAGCTCTTGCTGCGGAAGCCGGAGGAGAAATCCCCGCCGCGGCGCTGACTGCCTATGCGGGGAATAAAGAACGCGAAATGGCTATCGAAGCTGGTTTTCAAAGGCATATGGTTAAGCCGATCGAGCCGGTTGTACTAGGATTAATGGTGGCTAATTTAGTAGGACGATTTTAA
- a CDS encoding HAD family hydrolase, translated as MVTIKCRGITFSNIQAVIFDKDGTLEDSQEFLRLLGIKRSRLADAQIPGVGEPLQMAFGIVEGGSIDPTGLLAVGSRRENEIVAAGYIAETGRGWLESLTMARRAFDEADEMFKNSAVSPLFVGSLEVLKYLSEAGLKLGILSAATTESVQKFVKHHALAEWIQLEMGVDSTLHKPDPKLFLQACEKLGVNPAATLMVGDSAGDIQMGKNAGAAGCIGICWGKAEVRHLENADVAIASLEEITILAD; from the coding sequence TTGGTAACTATTAAATGTCGGGGCATTACCTTCTCGAATATCCAAGCCGTAATCTTTGACAAAGACGGCACTCTAGAGGATTCTCAAGAATTTTTGAGATTGTTGGGAATTAAGCGATCGCGCCTCGCAGACGCTCAAATTCCGGGCGTTGGAGAGCCTTTACAAATGGCTTTCGGCATCGTCGAAGGTGGCAGCATCGACCCCACAGGCTTGCTAGCAGTCGGTAGTCGCAGGGAAAATGAGATTGTGGCGGCGGGATACATCGCCGAAACCGGCAGGGGATGGCTGGAATCTTTAACTATGGCGCGCCGCGCTTTTGACGAAGCTGACGAAATGTTTAAAAATAGTGCTGTTTCTCCTTTATTTGTCGGCAGTTTGGAAGTGCTGAAATATCTTTCGGAAGCGGGTTTAAAACTGGGCATTCTTTCGGCGGCTACAACAGAATCGGTGCAGAAATTTGTGAAACACCACGCATTAGCCGAGTGGATTCAGTTAGAAATGGGAGTTGACTCAACCCTTCATAAACCAGACCCGAAATTGTTTTTGCAAGCTTGTGAGAAACTCGGAGTCAATCCCGCAGCAACTTTGATGGTGGGAGATTCAGCGGGCGATATTCAGATGGGTAAAAATGCGGGCGCGGCTGGCTGTATCGGGATTTGTTGGGGAAAGGCGGAGGTTCGCCATTTGGAAAATGCTGATGTGGCGATCGCATCTTTGGAAGAAATTACAATTTTAGCAGATTGA
- a CDS encoding GNAT family N-acetyltransferase, translating into MKIRDAEESDLPAIVEIYNAAIPGRMATADLKPVSVESRLPWYREHSPNSWPIWVMESEQNIVGWLSFQIFYGRAAYQHTAEVSIYVAPDRQRCGIGQNLLQSAIVRSPELKLKTLIGIIFAHNQPSVRLFEKFGFQRWGYLPQVAELDGVERDVVILGLRCL; encoded by the coding sequence ATGAAAATCCGCGACGCAGAAGAAAGCGATTTGCCAGCAATTGTCGAAATATACAACGCAGCAATACCAGGTAGAATGGCCACAGCAGATTTAAAACCAGTCTCAGTCGAAAGCCGCCTCCCGTGGTACAGAGAACACTCTCCCAATTCCTGGCCGATTTGGGTAATGGAATCAGAACAAAATATTGTTGGCTGGCTGAGTTTTCAGATTTTCTACGGACGCGCTGCCTATCAGCATACTGCAGAAGTTAGCATCTACGTCGCACCCGATCGCCAACGCTGCGGAATCGGACAAAATTTATTGCAATCGGCAATTGTGCGGAGTCCAGAATTGAAGCTTAAAACTCTCATAGGAATAATTTTTGCTCACAATCAGCCGAGTGTAAGATTGTTTGAGAAATTTGGCTTTCAGCGGTGGGGATATCTGCCACAAGTTGCCGAACTTGATGGCGTTGAAAGAGATGTCGTAATTCTGGGTTTGCGTTGTCTGTAG
- the tsaD gene encoding tRNA (adenosine(37)-N6)-threonylcarbamoyltransferase complex transferase subunit TsaD, whose protein sequence is MATIFAIETSCDETAAAIVKNRQVCSNVVASQIKIHEQYGGVVPEVASRSHLEMLNQVIAQCLCEANLSWSEIDGIAATCAPGLVGALLVGLTAAKSLAIVHQKPFLGVHHLEGHIYASYLTEPDLQPPFLCLLVSGGHTSFIYVKDCGVYETVGQTRDDAAGEAFDKVARLLQLGYPGGPLIDKLAALGNPQAYPLPEGRISLPGGGYHPYDSSFSGLKTAVLQLVQKLKKQNNNVGEEGILPASTINDIAASFQETVAKGLTKRAIDCAVNFGLTTIVVGGGVAANSGLRKHLQTAAAKHNLRVLFPPLKYCTDNAAMIGCAAAEHLQRGHTSPLTLGANSRMALSDIMELYKSY, encoded by the coding sequence ATGGCAACCATTTTCGCAATCGAAACAAGTTGTGACGAAACAGCAGCAGCAATTGTTAAGAATCGTCAAGTTTGCAGCAATGTTGTAGCATCGCAAATTAAAATCCACGAGCAGTATGGCGGGGTAGTACCGGAAGTGGCTTCGCGGAGTCACCTAGAAATGCTCAATCAGGTAATTGCCCAGTGTCTGTGTGAAGCAAACCTGAGTTGGTCAGAAATTGACGGCATTGCAGCGACTTGTGCCCCCGGTTTAGTAGGTGCATTGTTAGTCGGGCTGACAGCGGCGAAAAGCTTGGCAATAGTCCATCAAAAACCTTTTTTAGGCGTCCACCACCTCGAAGGGCACATCTACGCTTCTTACCTTACCGAACCCGACTTGCAGCCACCGTTTTTGTGTTTGTTAGTTTCCGGGGGACATACTAGCTTTATTTACGTCAAAGATTGCGGCGTTTATGAAACTGTAGGACAAACACGCGACGACGCCGCCGGCGAAGCTTTTGATAAAGTCGCGAGACTGTTGCAGCTAGGATATCCCGGCGGGCCGCTGATTGACAAATTGGCCGCCCTTGGCAATCCCCAAGCATACCCTCTACCAGAAGGCAGAATTTCCTTGCCTGGTGGCGGCTACCATCCTTACGACAGTAGTTTTAGCGGCTTGAAAACCGCAGTTTTGCAATTAGTGCAGAAACTCAAAAAACAAAATAACAATGTGGGCGAGGAAGGCATCTTGCCTGCCTCTACAATTAATGATATTGCGGCCAGCTTTCAGGAAACAGTAGCCAAGGGTTTAACAAAAAGAGCGATCGACTGTGCCGTAAATTTCGGGCTTACCACTATTGTCGTGGGTGGCGGAGTTGCAGCAAACAGCGGACTGCGAAAACACTTACAAACAGCAGCCGCAAAACACAACTTGCGAGTATTGTTTCCGCCATTAAAATATTGTACAGACAACGCAGCAATGATCGGCTGTGCGGCGGCAGAACACTTGCAGCGAGGACACACATCGCCGCTAACTTTAGGAGCAAATTCAAGAATGGCCCTCAGCGATATTATGGAACTGTACAAGAGTTATTAG
- a CDS encoding photosystem I reaction center protein PsaF subunit III, protein MRRLFAAILVLSVWISFAPVASAYNLVPCKDSPEFKELAKNARSTNGDPASAKARFDRYSQAMCGPEGYPHLIVDGNLSKAGDFLIPSVLFLYIAGWIGWVGRSYLQAAKKSDSPEEKEIIIDVPKAVALMLSGFLWPLAALKEITTGEMFAKDDEITVSPR, encoded by the coding sequence ATGCGACGATTGTTTGCTGCAATTTTAGTGTTGAGTGTCTGGATCAGTTTTGCTCCAGTTGCTTCGGCTTACAATTTAGTGCCGTGCAAGGACTCTCCCGAATTCAAGGAACTGGCTAAAAATGCCCGTTCTACGAATGGCGACCCCGCATCTGCCAAAGCAAGATTCGATCGCTATTCTCAAGCTATGTGCGGCCCGGAAGGATACCCGCACTTGATCGTAGACGGCAATTTGAGCAAAGCCGGAGACTTTTTGATTCCCAGCGTGCTGTTCTTGTATATCGCAGGTTGGATTGGTTGGGTAGGCCGTTCTTATCTGCAAGCAGCCAAAAAATCTGACTCTCCTGAGGAAAAAGAGATTATTATCGATGTTCCAAAGGCAGTCGCATTGATGCTGAGTGGCTTTTTGTGGCCTCTAGCAGCTCTCAAAGAAATCACCACTGGTGAAATGTTTGCGAAGGACGACGAAATTACTGTTTCGCCGCGCTAG
- the psaJ gene encoding photosystem I reaction center subunit IX — MQYFLKYLSTAPVLAAAWMVITAGILIEFNRFFPDLLFHPMP; from the coding sequence ATGCAATACTTTCTGAAGTATCTTTCGACCGCACCAGTATTGGCAGCAGCTTGGATGGTGATAACGGCGGGAATTTTAATTGAATTCAACCGTTTTTTCCCAGACTTGCTTTTCCATCCGATGCCATAA
- a CDS encoding carbon-nitrogen hydrolase family protein, whose translation MKSYLAAAIQMTSLPDLQKNLVQAEELIDLAVRRGAELVSLPENFSFMGEEEEKIASAEAIGLLSEKFLKTMAQRFQVTILGGGFPVPTEGGKVYNTSLLVDQNGTEVARYRKVHLFDVNVPDGITYRESNTVKAGEELPPIYVSPELGTLGLSVCYDVRFPEVYRHLSYKGADILFVPAAFTAYTGKDHWKVLLQARAIENTCYTIAPAQTGRHYGRRQTHGHAMIVDPWGVVLADAGEEPGVAIAEINPDRLEQVRRQMPSLQHRVFL comes from the coding sequence ATGAAGTCTTATCTCGCCGCAGCAATTCAAATGACTAGCTTGCCTGACCTGCAAAAAAATTTGGTTCAGGCAGAGGAATTAATCGACCTGGCAGTGCGTCGGGGTGCAGAGTTAGTTTCCTTACCAGAAAATTTCTCGTTTATGGGAGAAGAGGAGGAAAAGATTGCTTCAGCAGAGGCGATCGGGCTCCTGAGCGAAAAATTCCTCAAAACGATGGCCCAGCGGTTCCAGGTAACGATTCTGGGCGGCGGGTTTCCGGTGCCGACGGAGGGGGGGAAGGTATACAATACCTCTTTGCTGGTAGACCAAAACGGCACTGAAGTGGCAAGGTACAGAAAAGTACATTTGTTCGATGTGAATGTGCCAGACGGCATTACTTACAGGGAATCGAACACTGTGAAAGCTGGTGAAGAGTTGCCACCGATTTATGTGTCGCCGGAGTTGGGGACGCTGGGACTTTCGGTGTGCTATGACGTGCGGTTCCCGGAGGTGTACAGGCATTTGTCGTACAAGGGTGCCGATATTTTGTTCGTGCCGGCGGCGTTTACGGCTTACACTGGCAAGGATCACTGGAAGGTTTTGTTGCAAGCTAGGGCGATCGAGAATACTTGTTATACGATCGCCCCAGCACAAACTGGCCGCCACTACGGTCGCCGTCAAACTCACGGTCACGCGATGATTGTAGACCCTTGGGGTGTGGTTTTGGCGGATGCTGGAGAGGAACCGGGTGTGGCGATTGCAGAAATTAATCCCGATAGACTAGAACAAGTCCGCCGCCAGATGCCGTCGCTGCAACACCGGGTTTTTCTGTGA
- the ilvN gene encoding acetolactate synthase small subunit, with protein sequence MKHTLSVLVEDEAGVLTRIAGLFARRGFNIESLAVGPAEQGGVSRITMVVPGDDQIIEQLTKQLYKLINVLKVQDITEIPCVERELMLLKVNAASGTRSEIIELAQIFRARVVDIGDDTLTLEVVGDPGKMVAIVQVLNRFGIKEIARTGKIALTRESGVNTEFLKSLEAKV encoded by the coding sequence ATGAAACACACTCTTTCGGTTTTAGTTGAAGATGAAGCGGGTGTCCTCACTCGAATTGCTGGTTTGTTTGCCCGTCGGGGTTTTAATATTGAAAGTCTGGCCGTTGGCCCGGCGGAGCAAGGGGGAGTGTCTCGGATTACGATGGTTGTACCGGGAGATGACCAGATTATCGAACAGTTGACAAAGCAACTGTACAAGTTGATTAACGTGCTTAAAGTTCAGGATATAACGGAAATTCCCTGTGTGGAACGGGAGTTGATGTTGCTGAAAGTTAATGCTGCTAGCGGGACGCGATCGGAGATAATTGAGTTAGCTCAAATTTTTAGAGCGCGAGTGGTGGATATTGGTGATGATACGCTGACATTGGAAGTTGTGGGAGATCCCGGTAAAATGGTGGCGATCGTCCAGGTTCTGAATAGATTTGGGATTAAGGAAATTGCTCGTACTGGGAAAATTGCCCTGACGCGGGAGTCGGGGGTAAATACAGAGTTTCTCAAGTCTTTGGAAGCGAAAGTTTAA